In the genome of Nyctibius grandis isolate bNycGra1 chromosome 18, bNycGra1.pri, whole genome shotgun sequence, one region contains:
- the METTL27 gene encoding methyltransferase-like protein 27 encodes MRLAAGVRARVAAVHDGGGGLPARLRLYDGWAARYEEDVAALEYRAPHLAAASLAFAFPAPPAGARLLDVACGTGLVARELHRRGFRCLHGVDGSAGMLERARSTGLYRQLRRCVLGREPLPAPAEHYDAVTVVGALGEGQVPTAAVPELLRVTKPGGFLCLTTRSNPSNLRYKAELEAVLEMLEQQGAWQKVLAQEVERWEKATSEEESTQGTGYISGVVYVYRKCPVPPLEEG; translated from the exons ATGCGGCTGGCGGCGGGGGTGCGGGCGCGGGTGGCGGCGGTGCACGatggcggcggggggctgcccgCGCGGCTGCGGCTGTACGACGGCTGGGCCGCCCGCTACGAGGAG GATGTGGCGGCGCTGGAGTACCGGGCACCGCACCTGGCCGCCGCTTCGCTCGCCTTCGCCttccccgcgccgcccgccgggGCGCGGCTGCTCGACGTGGCCTGTGGCACCGGGCTCGTAGCGCGGGAG CTCCACCGCCGCGGGTTCCGCTGCCTGCACGGCGTGGACGGCAGCGCGGGGATGCTGGAGCGGGCGCGGAGCACCGGCCTCTACCGGCAGCTGCGGCGGTGCGTGCTGGGCCGGGAGCCGCTGCCCGCGCCCGCAG AGCACTACGACGCCGTGACGGTGGTGGGAGCCCTGGGCGAGGGGCAGGTGCCGACCGCCGCCGTGCCGGAGCTGCTGCGCGTCACCAAGCCGG GAGGTTTCCTCTGCCTGACGACCAGGAGCAACCCCTCCAACCTGCGGTacaaggcagagctggaggccgtgctggagatgctggagcagcagggagcCTGGCAGAAGGTGCTGGCCCAGGAGGTGGAGCGCTGGGAGAAGGCCACCTCCGAGGAGGAGAGCACCCAGGGCACCGGCTACATCTCCGGGGTGGTCTATGTCTATCGGAAATGCCCCGTGCCACCCCTCGAGGAGGGCTGA
- the LOC137671902 gene encoding claudin-4-like, protein MATMTMQLGGLTLAVLGWLGSILTCALPMWKVTAFIGSNIVVAQVFWEGLWMNCVYESTGQMQCKAYDSLLELTSDLQVARALVVTSIFAAAFAFLAAMSGADCTRCVEDKSTKTRISIVAGIIFVLSSIMLLIPVSWSANSIVSNFYNPMVPQALKRELGAALYIGWASSALQLCGGGLLCCSGPPAQPDPYPKKYRAVKTCTPMSYPMKDYV, encoded by the coding sequence ATGGCGACGATGACGATGCAGCTGGGTGGGCTCACGCTGGCCgtgctgggctggctgggctCCATCCTCACCTGCGCGTTGCCCATGTGGAAGGTGACGGCCTTCATCGGCTCCAACATCGTGGTGGCCCAGGTCTTCTGGGAAGGGCTGTGGATGAACTGCGTGTACGAGAGCACGGGGCAGATGCAGTGCAAGGCCTACGACTCCCTCCTGGAGCTCACCTCCGACCTGCAGGTGGCTCGCGCCTTGGTGGTCACCTCCATCTTCGCGGCCGCCTTCGCCTTCCTGGCCGCCATGTCGGGCGCAGACTGCACCCGCTGCGTGGAGGACAAGAGCACCAAGACCAGGATCTCCATCGTGGCAGGCATCATCTTCGTCCTGTCCAGCATCATGCTGCTCATCCCTGTCTCCTGGTCTGCCAACAGCATCGTCAGCAACTTCTACAACCCCATGGTGCCCCAGGCCCTCAAGAGAGAGCTGGGGGCCGCCCTCTACATCGGCTGGGCCTCCAGTGCCCTGCAGCTCTGCGGCGGGGGcctcctgtgctgctcaggaCCCCCGGCCCAGCCGGACCCCTACCCCAAAAAGTACAGAGCGGTGAAGACCTGCACCCCGATGAGTTACCCCATGAAAGACTATGTGTGA
- the LOC137671865 gene encoding claudin-4-like, with protein MASMGLQVLGIALSVIGWMASILCCALPMWRETAFVGNNIVVAQIIWEGLWMNCVVQSTGQMQCKVYDSLLALPQDLQAARAMVVVAIVLAVLGTLLAVTGGKCTNCVEDDTAKAKVMILSGVIFIVAGVLILIPISWSANTIIQDFYNPLVTNSQKRDLGSSLYVGWAASALLLLGGGILCCTCPPRGEKPYSAKFTAARSLPASNYV; from the coding sequence ATGGCCTCCATGGGGCTGCAGGTCCTGGGCATCGCCCTCTCCGTCATTGGTTGGATGGCTTCCATCCTCTGCTGCGCGTTGCCCATGTGGCGGGAGACGGCCTTCGTGGGCAACAACATCGTGGTGGCCCAGATCATCTGGGAAGGGCTGTGGATGAACTGCGTGGTGCAGAGCACGGGGCAGATGCAGTGCAAGGTCTACGACTCGCTGCTGGCCCTGCCGCAGGACCTGCAAGCCGCCCGCGCCATGGTGGTGGTGGCCATCGTCTTGGCCGTCCTGGGCACCCTGCTCGCCGTCACCGGCGGCAAATGCACCAACTGCGTGGAGGACGACACCGCCAAAGCCAAGGTCATGATCCTCTCCGGCGTCATCTTCATCGTCGCCGGCgtcctcatcctcatccccatctcTTGGTCGGCCAACACCATCATCCAGGACTTCTACAACCCGCTGGTCACCAACTCCCAGAAGCGGGACCTGGGGTCGTCCCTCTACGTGGGCTGGGCGGCCTCGGcgctcctgctgctggggggggggatcCTCTGCTGCACCTGCCCCCCCCGGGGCGAGAAGCCCTACTCCGCCAAGTTCACGGCCGCTCGCTCGCTGCCAGCCAGCAACTACGTCTAG
- the LOC137671874 gene encoding claudin-3-like has protein sequence MSMGLEIAGVALSVLGWLCSIICCALPMWRVTAFIGNNIVTAQIIWEGLWMNCVVQSTGQMQCKVYDSMLALPQDLQAARALLVVAIVLAVLGLMVAIVGAQCTRCVEDDSTKAKITIVSGVIFLLSGVMTLIPVSWSANTIIRDFYNPLVLDAQKRELGTSLYVGWAASALLLMGGALLCSSCPPKDDRYPTGKVAYSAPRSAVTSYDKRNYV, from the coding sequence ATGTCGATGGGGTTGGAGATCGCTGGGGTGGCTTTGTCGGTGCTGGGTTGGTTGTGCAGCATCATCTGTTGCGCGTTGCCCATGTGGAGGGTGACGGCCTTCATCGGCAACAACATCGTGACGGCCCAGATCATCTGGGAAGGGCTGTGGATGAACTGCGTGGTGCAGAGCACGGGGCAGATGCAGTGCAAGGTCTACGACTCCATGTTGGCCCTGCCGCAGGACCTGCAAGCCGCCCGCGCCCTCCTCGTGGTGGCCATCGTCTTGGCCGTCCTGGGTTTAATGGTGGCCATCGTGGGCGCCCAGTGCACCCGCTGCGTGGAGGACGACAGCACCAAAGCCAAGATCACCATCGTCTCCGGCgtcatcttcctcctctccgGCGTCATGACCCTCATCCCCGTCTCCTGGTCGGCCAACACCATCATCCGGGATTTCTACAACCCGTTGGTGCTCGACGCGCAGAAGCGGGAGCTGGGCACCTCGCTCTACGTGGGCTGGGCGGCCTCCGCCCTGCTGCTGATGGGGGgggccctgctctgctcctcctgcccccccaaaGACGACAGGTACCCCACCGGCAAGGTGGCCTACTCCGCCCCGCGCTCCGCTGTCACCAGCTACGACAAGAGGAACTATGTCTGA
- the ABHD11 gene encoding sn-1-specific diacylglycerol lipase ABHD11 isoform X3 — protein sequence MMLRRLPRAPAPPGRPRPPPAAAARSVVTAVPLAHVEAGGGGGDRPPLVLLHGLFGSHGNFQTVAKALVRRGGGKVLTLDARNHGGSPHSPLMTYEAMSLDVQHLLTRLGITKCILLGHSMGGKTAMTMALQRPDLVERLISVDISPVSTASVSEFSAYISAMKSVKIPGGVSRSAARQLADDQLRPVVQLPQLRQFLLTNLVEVEGRYVWRVNLEAISHHLADIMSFPVFHKPYPGPALFLGGSNSPYISSKDYPEIQRLFPKADVQHIEGAGHIVHQDKFEEFITAVLNFLPPL from the exons atgatGCTCCGCCGGTtgccccgcgcccccgccccgccagggcgcccgcgcccgccgcccgctgccgccgcccgctccGTGGTGAC AGCGGTGCCGCTGGCCCACGTGGAggcggggggcggtggcggggaCCGGCCGCCCCTGGTGCTGCTCCACGGGCTCTTCGGCAGCCACGGCAACTTCCAGACGGTGGCCAAGGCGCTGGTGCGCCGCGGGGGCGGCAAG GTGCTGACGCTGGACGCCCGGAACCACGGCGGCAGCCCCCACAGCCCGCTGATGACCTACGAAGCGATGAGCCTGGATGTGCAGCACCTCCTGACCCGCCTGGGCATCACCAAGTGCATCCTCCTGGGACACAGCATGGGGGGCAAGACGGCCATGACAATGGCCTTGCAGCGG CCAGACCTGGTGGAGCGCCTCATCTCTGTAGACATTAGTCCCGTCTCAACCGCGTCTGTCTCCGAATTCTCTGCCTACATCTCTGCCATGAAGTCGGTGAAGATCCCAGGTGGTGTGTCCCGCTCTGCAGCCCGCCAGCTGGCTGATGATCAGCTGCGTCCGGTGGTCCAG CTCCCGCAGCTGAGACAGTTCCTCCTGACCAACCTGGTGGAGGTGGAGGGCCGCTATGTCTGGCGGGTGAACCTGGAGGCTATTTCCCACCACTTGGCAGATATCATGAGCTTCCCCGTCTTCCACAAGCCGTATCCTGGCCCTGCACTCTTCTTGGGAGGATCCAACTCGCCCTATATCAG CTCTAAAGACTACCCAGAGATCCAGCGCCTCTTCCCCAAGGCAGATGTCCAGCACATTGAAGGTGCAGGCCACATAGTCCATCAGGATAAATTCGAAGAATTCATCACTGCTGTCCTCAATTTCTTGCCACCACTGTAG
- the ABHD11 gene encoding sn-1-specific diacylglycerol lipase ABHD11 isoform X1, with protein MGLGPAPGINPAPSPPPPLASPWPSAPDRAPTPEHAPNAPALPLAPPPSDPLPGRAVPLAHVEAGGGGGDRPPLVLLHGLFGSHGNFQTVAKALVRRGGGKVLTLDARNHGGSPHSPLMTYEAMSLDVQHLLTRLGITKCILLGHSMGGKTAMTMALQRVGRRGAPGLGDLVERLISVDISPVSTASVSEFSAYISAMKSVKIPGGVSRSAARQLADDQLRPVVQLPQLRQFLLTNLVEVEGRYVWRVNLEAISHHLADIMSFPVFHKPYPGPALFLGGSNSPYISSKDYPEIQRLFPKADVQHIEGAGHIVHQDKFEEFITAVLNFLPPL; from the exons ATGGGGTTGGGCCCCGCCCCCGGCATTAaccccgcccccagcccccctccaCCCCTCGCCAGCCCGTGGCCCTCAGCCCCTGACCGCGCCCCCACCCCTGAGCACGCCCCCAacgccccggccctgcccctgGCCCCGCCCCCATCCGACCCTCTCCCCGGCAGAGCGGTGCCGCTGGCCCACGTGGAggcggggggcggtggcggggaCCGGCCGCCCCTGGTGCTGCTCCACGGGCTCTTCGGCAGCCACGGCAACTTCCAGACGGTGGCCAAGGCGCTGGTGCGCCGCGGGGGCGGCAAG GTGCTGACGCTGGACGCCCGGAACCACGGCGGCAGCCCCCACAGCCCGCTGATGACCTACGAAGCGATGAGCCTGGATGTGCAGCACCTCCTGACCCGCCTGGGCATCACCAAGTGCATCCTCCTGGGACACAGCATGGGGGGCAAGACGGCCATGACAATGGCCTTGCAGCGGGTCGGCAGGCGCGGGgctcctgggctggggg ACCTGGTGGAGCGCCTCATCTCTGTAGACATTAGTCCCGTCTCAACCGCGTCTGTCTCCGAATTCTCTGCCTACATCTCTGCCATGAAGTCGGTGAAGATCCCAGGTGGTGTGTCCCGCTCTGCAGCCCGCCAGCTGGCTGATGATCAGCTGCGTCCGGTGGTCCAG CTCCCGCAGCTGAGACAGTTCCTCCTGACCAACCTGGTGGAGGTGGAGGGCCGCTATGTCTGGCGGGTGAACCTGGAGGCTATTTCCCACCACTTGGCAGATATCATGAGCTTCCCCGTCTTCCACAAGCCGTATCCTGGCCCTGCACTCTTCTTGGGAGGATCCAACTCGCCCTATATCAG CTCTAAAGACTACCCAGAGATCCAGCGCCTCTTCCCCAAGGCAGATGTCCAGCACATTGAAGGTGCAGGCCACATAGTCCATCAGGATAAATTCGAAGAATTCATCACTGCTGTCCTCAATTTCTTGCCACCACTGTAG
- the ABHD11 gene encoding sn-1-specific diacylglycerol lipase ABHD11 isoform X2 codes for MGLGPAPGINPAPSPPPPLASPWPSAPDRAPTPEHAPNAPALPLAPPPSDPLPGRAVPLAHVEAGGGGGDRPPLVLLHGLFGSHGNFQTVAKALVRRGGGKVLTLDARNHGGSPHSPLMTYEAMSLDVQHLLTRLGITKCILLGHSMGGKTAMTMALQRPDLVERLISVDISPVSTASVSEFSAYISAMKSVKIPGGVSRSAARQLADDQLRPVVQLPQLRQFLLTNLVEVEGRYVWRVNLEAISHHLADIMSFPVFHKPYPGPALFLGGSNSPYISSKDYPEIQRLFPKADVQHIEGAGHIVHQDKFEEFITAVLNFLPPL; via the exons ATGGGGTTGGGCCCCGCCCCCGGCATTAaccccgcccccagcccccctccaCCCCTCGCCAGCCCGTGGCCCTCAGCCCCTGACCGCGCCCCCACCCCTGAGCACGCCCCCAacgccccggccctgcccctgGCCCCGCCCCCATCCGACCCTCTCCCCGGCAGAGCGGTGCCGCTGGCCCACGTGGAggcggggggcggtggcggggaCCGGCCGCCCCTGGTGCTGCTCCACGGGCTCTTCGGCAGCCACGGCAACTTCCAGACGGTGGCCAAGGCGCTGGTGCGCCGCGGGGGCGGCAAG GTGCTGACGCTGGACGCCCGGAACCACGGCGGCAGCCCCCACAGCCCGCTGATGACCTACGAAGCGATGAGCCTGGATGTGCAGCACCTCCTGACCCGCCTGGGCATCACCAAGTGCATCCTCCTGGGACACAGCATGGGGGGCAAGACGGCCATGACAATGGCCTTGCAGCGG CCAGACCTGGTGGAGCGCCTCATCTCTGTAGACATTAGTCCCGTCTCAACCGCGTCTGTCTCCGAATTCTCTGCCTACATCTCTGCCATGAAGTCGGTGAAGATCCCAGGTGGTGTGTCCCGCTCTGCAGCCCGCCAGCTGGCTGATGATCAGCTGCGTCCGGTGGTCCAG CTCCCGCAGCTGAGACAGTTCCTCCTGACCAACCTGGTGGAGGTGGAGGGCCGCTATGTCTGGCGGGTGAACCTGGAGGCTATTTCCCACCACTTGGCAGATATCATGAGCTTCCCCGTCTTCCACAAGCCGTATCCTGGCCCTGCACTCTTCTTGGGAGGATCCAACTCGCCCTATATCAG CTCTAAAGACTACCCAGAGATCCAGCGCCTCTTCCCCAAGGCAGATGTCCAGCACATTGAAGGTGCAGGCCACATAGTCCATCAGGATAAATTCGAAGAATTCATCACTGCTGTCCTCAATTTCTTGCCACCACTGTAG
- the LOC137671918 gene encoding caspase-1-like: protein MADRLLLNVRTAFVERVSKAVISGLLDELLAQRVLNLEEVDEVQDRHIVRADKARCLIDSVRLKGTRASQIFIDSLRKRDGTLAEELGLAAELGPPGAQLASPGPPVGIQGQQWIQQCSLSEYQRIRDTEGDQIYPIHLPQKTRTRRALLICNIEFEHLRWRGGAEVDVEGMTRLLEGLGYVVDVHRNLTSQEMAMVMKDFAGHKGHCTSDSTFLVFMSHGVRAGLCGTKSRDETTDILSLNTIYETFNNKHCQALLGKPKVVIIQSCRGGKAGSVLVSYSADPAVPTPSSAPTIPAGLEDDAICEVHLESDFATLHSSTPDTVSWRSSVTGSVFIQRLIEQFRNHACSSDLQELFRKVQYSFGKFPRQLPSQERTTMLRKFYLFPGH from the exons ATGGCGG ACCGGCTGCTCCTGAACGTGCGAACAGCCTTTGTGGAACGTGTGAGCAAGGCGGTGATCTCTGGGCTGCTGGACGAGCTGCTGGCCCAAAGGGTGCTGAACCTTGAGGAGGTGGACGAGGTGCAGGACAGACATATTGTGCGCGCTGACAAGGCCCGCTGCCTCATCGACAGCGTGCGCCTGAAGGGCACCAGGGCCAGCCAGATCTTCATCGACAGCCTCAGGAAGCGCGATGGCACCTTGGCGGAAGAGCTGGGTCTGGCCGCTGAGTTGG GGCCCCCCGGTGCACAGCTGGCCTCCCCTGGGCCCCCCGTCGGCATCCAGGGCCAGCAGTGGATCCAGCAGTGCTCTCTGAGCGAGTACCAGCGCATCAGGGACACAGAGGGAGACCAG ATCTATCCCATACATCTACCGCAGAAGACGCGAACCCGTAGGGCCCTGCTCATCTGCAACATTGAGTTTGAGCACTTGAGGTGGCGGGGTGGGGCTGAAGTGGACGTGGAGGGGATGACGAGGCTGCTGGAAGGGCTGGGCTATGTGGTGGATGTCCATCGCAACTTAACTTCCCAG GAGATGGCTATGGTCATGAAGGATTTTGCGGGTCACAAAGGCCACTGCACCTCTGACAGCACCTTCCTGGTCTTCATGTCCCACGGGGTCAGGGCTGGGCTCTGTGGGACCAAGAGCAGAGATGAGACCACAGACATCCTTTCCCTCAACACCATCTACGAGACATTCAACAACAAGCACTGCCAGGCGCTGCTGGGCAAACCCAAAGTGGTCATCATCCAGTCCTGCCGTGGAG GCAAGGCTGGTTCTGTTCTGGTGAGCTACTCCGCAGACCCTGCCGTGCCCACTCCCAGCTCGGCTCCCACGATCCCTGCAGGGCTGGAAGATGATGCAATTTGTGAAGTCCACCTGGAGAGTGATTTTGCCACTTTACATTCTTCCACGCCTG ATACTGTCTCCTGGAGAAGCTCAGTAACAGGCTCTGTTTTCATTCAGCGCCTGATAGAGCAGTTCCGAAACCACGCCTGTAGCAGCGACTTACAGGAGCTCTTCCGAAAG GTCCAATATTCCTTTGGAAAGTTCCCTCGGCAGTTGCCATCACAGGAACGGACTACGATGCTCAGGAAGTTCTACCTCTTCCCAGGCCACTGA